From a region of the Synechococcus sp. RS9916 genome:
- the ligA gene encoding NAD-dependent DNA ligase LigA, translating into MTAASAQRAQELRGLLNTAAHAYYVLDAPVMEDPVYDRLYRELLELESADPSLVTVDSPTQRVGGTPAEGFSSVRHRIGLLSLDNAFNAEELGAWYGRLLRVLDREPSEGQPRPALAMVGELKIDGNALALSYENGVLVRAATRGDGEQGEDITANVRTIGSVPLRLQLDQPPAWLEVRGEAFIPDGVFDGINADRQQRGEALFANPRNACAGTLRQLDPKVVAARRLDFFAYTLHLPDDWQGQRPTSQWDSLQWLRDAGFKVNPNAELLPDLDAVEAFFNSWDGGRRQLDYATDGVVVKLDNLRLQDAAGFTQKAPRWAIALKYPAEEAPSKLLRLTCQVGRTGVITPVAEFEAVPLAGTSVSRATLHNADRLDELDLHAGDTIVVRKAGEIIPEVVRVLKELRPTSAERLQLPHTCPECGSTLVREAGEAATRCINSSCPAILRGALRHWVSKGALDVDGLGSKLIEQLVDRGLVQSIADLYRLDAALLSSLERMGQKSAENLVSALAASRQQGWARQLYGLGIHHVGEVNAKALAATFPDADLLQTAACNAPESITAVFGIGDEIAQSLQQWFANPSNLQLLNGLREQGFSLALSADEQRRAEAASSERHLSGSTFVLTGTLPTLSRSQAKELIEAAGGKVSGSVSKKTSYVVAGDEAGSKLTKAESLGLTILDETGLQALLGSPQSA; encoded by the coding sequence GCCGCATCCGCGCAACGGGCCCAGGAGCTGCGCGGCCTGCTCAATACGGCAGCCCACGCCTATTACGTGCTCGACGCACCCGTCATGGAGGATCCGGTTTATGACCGGCTCTACCGCGAACTGCTGGAGCTCGAATCGGCAGATCCCAGTCTGGTGACCGTCGACAGTCCCACCCAGCGCGTGGGGGGGACTCCAGCCGAAGGCTTCAGCAGCGTGCGTCACCGCATCGGCCTGCTCAGCCTCGACAACGCCTTCAACGCCGAGGAGCTCGGGGCTTGGTATGGCCGACTGCTGCGCGTGCTCGATCGCGAACCCAGCGAAGGCCAGCCCAGACCAGCGCTGGCGATGGTGGGGGAGCTCAAGATCGACGGCAATGCCCTGGCCCTCAGCTACGAGAACGGCGTGCTGGTGCGGGCCGCCACCCGCGGCGATGGCGAACAGGGAGAAGACATCACCGCCAACGTGCGCACGATTGGATCGGTGCCGCTCCGCCTGCAGCTGGATCAGCCACCCGCCTGGCTGGAGGTGAGAGGCGAGGCCTTCATCCCCGATGGCGTTTTCGACGGCATCAATGCCGATCGTCAGCAGCGGGGCGAAGCCCTGTTTGCCAACCCCCGCAACGCCTGCGCCGGCACCCTGCGCCAACTGGATCCCAAGGTGGTGGCCGCCCGCCGACTCGACTTCTTCGCCTACACCCTGCATCTGCCGGATGACTGGCAGGGTCAGCGGCCCACCAGCCAATGGGACAGCCTTCAGTGGCTCCGGGATGCCGGCTTCAAGGTGAACCCCAACGCCGAACTGCTCCCCGACCTGGATGCGGTGGAAGCGTTCTTCAACAGCTGGGATGGGGGACGGCGCCAACTCGACTACGCCACCGACGGCGTCGTGGTCAAACTCGACAACCTGCGGCTGCAGGATGCAGCCGGCTTCACCCAGAAAGCACCGCGCTGGGCGATTGCGCTCAAGTATCCAGCGGAAGAAGCCCCCAGCAAATTGCTGCGACTCACCTGCCAAGTGGGGCGCACCGGAGTGATCACCCCTGTGGCGGAATTCGAGGCGGTGCCCCTGGCTGGCACCAGCGTCAGTCGCGCCACCCTGCACAACGCCGACCGCCTCGACGAACTCGATCTGCATGCGGGCGACACGATCGTGGTGCGCAAGGCCGGCGAAATCATCCCCGAAGTGGTGCGGGTGCTGAAGGAGCTGCGGCCCACCTCAGCAGAGCGCCTGCAACTGCCCCACACCTGCCCGGAATGCGGTTCAACGCTGGTGCGAGAAGCAGGGGAAGCTGCCACCCGCTGCATCAACAGCAGCTGCCCGGCGATCCTGCGCGGTGCCTTGCGCCATTGGGTGAGCAAAGGCGCCCTGGATGTGGATGGCCTGGGCAGCAAGTTGATCGAGCAATTGGTGGATCGCGGCTTGGTGCAGTCGATCGCCGACCTGTACAGACTCGATGCCGCCCTGCTGAGCAGTCTCGAGCGCATGGGCCAGAAAAGCGCCGAGAATCTCGTCTCGGCTCTGGCCGCCTCCCGTCAGCAGGGCTGGGCCCGCCAGCTCTACGGCCTCGGCATTCATCACGTTGGCGAAGTGAACGCCAAGGCGCTGGCCGCCACCTTCCCGGACGCCGATCTGCTGCAAACAGCGGCGTGCAACGCCCCTGAATCCATCACCGCGGTGTTTGGCATTGGTGATGAGATTGCCCAGAGCCTGCAGCAATGGTTTGCTAACCCCTCCAACCTGCAACTGCTCAACGGCCTGCGTGAACAGGGCTTCAGCCTTGCCCTCAGTGCCGATGAGCAACGCCGCGCCGAAGCCGCCAGCAGCGAGCGCCATCTGAGCGGCAGCACCTTTGTGCTCACCGGCACCCTGCCCACCCTTAGCCGCTCCCAGGCCAAGGAGTTGATCGAAGCCGCCGGCGGCAAGGTGAGCGGATCGGTAAGCAAAAAGACCAGCTACGTGGTGGCAGGCGATGAAGCCGGCAGCAAGCTCACCAAAGCCGAGAGTTTGGGGCTGACCATCCTGGATGAAACTGGCCTGCAGGCTCTGCTGGGATCGCCACAATCCGCGTAG